A genomic region of Arachis stenosperma cultivar V10309 chromosome 9, arast.V10309.gnm1.PFL2, whole genome shotgun sequence contains the following coding sequences:
- the LOC130948499 gene encoding leucine-rich repeat receptor-like protein kinase PXL1: MHTHLILVLFLYCCIGFSVTFSERAQAQAASDDELSTLLVMKSSLVDSRNHLKDWQIPSNATQSAASSIIHCNWTGVFCNSRGLVEGLDLSNMNLSGRVSDGIQFLSSLSYFNISCNSFASSLPKSLSNLTSMKTFDVSQNFFTGSFPSGLGRAAELRSINASSNDFSGLLPEDIGNATMLESLDFRGSYFVSPIPKSFTNLQKLKFLGLSGNNFTGEIPDYLGELSSLETLIMGYNEFKGEIPAEFGNLTNLHYLDLAVGTLSGQIPPELGKLKNLTTVYLYRNNFTGKIPPQLGSIMSLVFLDLSDNQISGEIPEELANLENLQLLNLMSNKVTGLVPNKLGELKNLQVLELWKNSLEGPLPVNLGKNSPLQWLDVSSNSLSGEIPPGLCTTGNLTKLILFNNSFSGPIPTGLPNCLSLVRVRVQNNLISGTIPVGFGNLPALQRLELAKNNLTGQIPIDITLSSSLSFIDVSWNHLQSSLPSEILSIPTLQTFIASHNSFRGNFPDEFQDCPSLSVLDLSNTELSGKIPESIASCQRLVNLNLRNNQLTGGIPKSITNMPTLSVLDLSNNSLTGEIPENFGISPALETLNLSYNKLEGPVPSNGILMSINPNDLVGNPGLCGSSILPPCSQNFTVTTHQKPGKHTKHIIIGFLTGISVIISIAAAYLAGRFIYNRTYLYNNFIHDWFKSSNEDWPWRLVAFQRVSFTSTEILTCIKESNVIGMGATGIVYKAEIHNRPHMTVAVKKLWRSGSDIENGYSDVVREVELLGKLRHRNIVRLLGYVHNERDVIMVYEYMANGNLGNALHSGEQCERLLVDWVSRYNIALGVAQGLHYLHHDCHPPVIHRDIKSNNILLDANLEARIADFGLAKMMIHKNETVSIVAGSYGYIAPEYGYTLKVDEKIDIYSYGVVLLELVTGKMPLDPSFGEYVDIVEWIRNKRSNKALEEALDPSIAGQCKHVQEEMLLVLRIALLCTVKLPKERPSVKDVITMLGEAKPRRKSVCRDSRAQDGALEKPIFTASPVVSLL; encoded by the exons atGCACACTCACTTGATTCTAGTGCTCTTCTTGTACTGTTGCATTGGCTTCTCTGTTACTTTTTCTGAGCGAGCTCAAGCTCAAGCTGCATCAGATGATGAATTGTCCACTCTGCTAGTGATGAAGTCGAGTCTCGTTGATTCGAGGAATCATCTGAAGGATTGGCAGATACCAAGCAATGCAACACAGTCTGCAGCAAGTTCAATAATACATTGTAATTGGACTGGAGTTTTTTGCAACTCTAGAGGCTTGGTAGAAGGTCTTGATCTCTCCAACATGAATCTTAGCGGCCGTGTATCGGATGGAATCCAATTCCTTTCAAGCTTGTCTTATTTCAACATAAGCTGCAACAGTTTCGCTTCATCATTGCCAAAGTCACTGTCCAACCTCACCTCAATGAAGACCTTTGATGTGAGCCAGAACTTCTTCACTGGCAGCTTTCCCAGTGGTCTTGGAAGAGCTGCAGAATTGAGATCAATTAATGCGTCAAGCAATGACTTCTCAGGGCTTCTTCCTGAGGATATTGGAAACGCGACAATGCTCGAGAGCCTCGACTTTCGCGGGAGCTACTTTGTAAGTCCAATTCCCAAGAGTTTCACAAATTTGCAGAAGCTCAAATTTCTTGGCCTTTCAGGCAATAACTTCACAGGGGAGATTCCGGATTATCTCGGTGAACTTTCTTCTCTGGAGACATTAATTATGGGATACAATGAGTTCAAAGGTGAGATCCCAGCGGAGTTTGGGAATCTGACCAATCTTCACTACCTTGATTTGGCTGTAGGCACTCTCAGTGGACAAATACCACCTGAATTGGGTAAGCTGAAAAATCTTACGACAGTTTACTTATACAGAAACAACTTCACTGGAAAAATTCCGCCTCAACTTGGCAGCATAATGTCACTAGTATTTTTGGATCTATCTGACAATCAAATCTCAGGAGAGATTCCAGAAGAACTTGCTAATTTGGAAAACCTGCAGCTTCTGAATTTGATGAGCAATAAAGTTACTGGTCTAGTACCGAATAAGCTTGGCGAATTGAAGAATTTGCAGGTGCTTGAGTTGTGGAAGAATTCTTTAGAAGGTCCTTTGCCTGTTAACCTTGGAAAGAACTCTCCATTGCAGTGGTTGGATGTGTCCTCTAACTCGTTATCGGGGGAGATCCCACCAGGTTTGTGTACTACAGGCAATCTCACAAAACTAATCCTCTTCAACAATTCCTTCTCTGGTCCCATTCCAACTGGACTTCCAAATTGTTTGTCCTTGGTTCGTGTTCGGGTTCAGAACAATCTTATTTCCGGGACTATTCCGGTCGGCTTTGGAAACCTTCCGGCCCTTCAACGGCTGGAGTTGGCAAAGAACAATCTCACTGGCCAAATTCCTATAGACATTACCTTATCCTCATCTCTCTCTTTCATTGATGTATCATGGAACCACCTTCAATCTTCTCTACCTTCTGAGATTCTCTCTATTCCAACCCTTCAAACCTTCATTGCCTCTCACAACAGCTTCAGAGGCAATTTCCCAGATGAGTTTCAGGACTGTCCCTCTCTCTCTGTTTTGGATCTTTCAAACACCGAACTCTCTGGAAAAATCCCAGAAAGTATTGCTTCGTGTCAAAGATTGGTGAACCTTAACCTTAGAAACAACCAATTGACAGGTGGAATCCCCAAATCAATCACAAACATGCCAACCTTATCTGTTCTTGATCTGTCCAACAATTCACTCACAGGTGAAATACCTGAAAACTTCGGCATTTCCCCGGCCCTCGAAACGCTGAACCTCTCCTACAACAAGCTCGAGGGTCCAGTACCATCAAATGGCATCTTAATGTCCATAAATCCTAATGATCTTGTAGGCAACCCTGGTCTCTGTGGCAGCAGCATTCTCCCTCCATGTTCTCAGAATTTCACTGTCACAACCCATCAAAAACCTGGCAAGCACACCAAACACATCATCATCGGTTTCTTGACCGGCATTTCGGTAATCATTTCCATTGCTGCAGCATACTTAGCTGGCAGATTTATATACAACAGAACCTACTTGTACAACAATTTCATCCATGATTGGTTCAAAAGTAGCAATGAAGATTGGCCATGGAGACTAGTAGCATTCCAAAGGGTGAGTTTCACAAGCACCGAGATCCTAACTTGCATAAAGGAGTCAAATGTCATAGGAATGGGAGCCACCGGCATTGTTTACAAAGCAGAAATCCATAACAGACCGCACATGACAGTCGCTGTTAAGAAGCTCTGGAGATCAGGATCAGACATAGAGAATGGCTACAGTGATGTGGTAAGAGAAGTGGAGCTCTTAGGGAAACTAAGGCACAGGAACATTGTGAGACTATTGGGGTATGTGCATAATGAGAGAGATGTTATAATGGTTTATGAGTACATGGCTAATGGGAACTTGGGGAATGCACTGCATAGTGGTGAACAATGTGAGAGGTTGCTTGTGGATTGGGTTTCAAGGTACAACATTGCTCTTGGTGTTGCTCAAGGGCTTCACTATCTTCACCATGATTGCCATCCACCTGTTATTCATAGGGATATTAAGTCCAATAATATACTTCTTGATGCAAATTTGGAGGCGCGGATTGCGGATTTCGGCTTGGCGAAGATGATGATCCATAAGAATGAGACTGTTTCAATCGTGGCTGGATCATATGGTTACATTGCACCAG AATATGGATATACCCTGAAGGTGGACGAGAAGATTGATATATATAGTTATGGTGTGGTGCTTTTGGAGCTAGTAACTGGAAAAATGCCATTAGACCCTTCGTTTGGAGAATATGTGGACATAGTGGAGTGGATAAGAaacaagaggagcaacaaagcaCTGGAAGAAGCACTAGACCCAAGCATAGCTGGTCAGTGCAAGCACGTCCAAGAAGAGATGCTTCTTGTGCTGAGAATAGCACTCCTATGCACTGTGAAGCTTCCCAAGGAAAGGCCATCCGTGAAGGATGTTATCACAATGCTCGGAGAGGCGAAGCCGAGGAGGAAGAGCGTCTGCCGTGATAGCAGGGCCCAAGATGGTGCCCTGGAAAAGCCAATATTTACTGCATCGCCGGTAGTAAGCCTTCTGTAG